A region from the Flexibacter flexilis DSM 6793 genome encodes:
- a CDS encoding glycosyltransferase family 2 protein — MNPYTIDISVVVPLFNEEESLPELCQWIDRVMKANNFSYEVLLVNDGSRDNSWQVIGQIAAQNPNVKGISFTRNYGKSAALNTGFRHCLGEVVITMDADLQDSPDEIPELYDLIKRQGYHMISGWKKKRYDPLSKTIPTKLFNGVTSWASGIKLHDFNCGLKAYQSKVVKSIEVYGEMHRYIPVIAKWNGFEKIGEKVVEHRARKYGVTKFGLERFVYGFLDLMSIMFVSKFRRRPMHFFGTWGSLSFFVGFLISFYLIAEKMYYIYGQGMSARQLRNITDQPLFFLALVAIILGMQLFLAGFLGEMISLAGARRNEYLISDAVGVEIKN, encoded by the coding sequence ATGAATCCTTATACAATTGATATTTCGGTAGTTGTACCGCTTTTCAACGAGGAAGAATCCTTGCCAGAACTTTGCCAATGGATTGACCGCGTAATGAAAGCCAACAACTTTTCTTATGAAGTTTTGCTGGTTAATGACGGCAGCCGCGACAATTCGTGGCAGGTAATTGGGCAAATTGCCGCCCAAAATCCTAACGTTAAAGGCATTAGTTTTACGCGCAATTATGGCAAGTCGGCAGCCCTGAACACGGGTTTTCGTCATTGCCTCGGCGAGGTCGTGATTACGATGGATGCCGACTTGCAAGACAGCCCCGACGAGATTCCCGAACTCTACGACCTTATCAAAAGGCAAGGCTATCACATGATTTCGGGCTGGAAGAAAAAACGCTACGACCCACTTTCCAAAACCATCCCGACCAAATTATTCAATGGTGTAACCAGTTGGGCATCAGGCATAAAACTTCATGATTTTAACTGCGGCCTCAAAGCTTACCAGTCCAAAGTCGTGAAAAGTATCGAGGTGTACGGCGAAATGCACCGCTACATTCCTGTCATTGCCAAATGGAACGGTTTTGAGAAAATAGGGGAGAAGGTAGTAGAGCACCGCGCGCGCAAATACGGTGTTACCAAATTCGGATTGGAACGCTTCGTGTACGGTTTCTTGGACTTGATGTCCATTATGTTCGTCTCCAAATTCCGCCGCCGCCCGATGCACTTCTTCGGAACGTGGGGGTCGCTTTCGTTTTTTGTCGGCTTTCTCATTTCCTTTTACCTGATTGCCGAAAAAATGTATTACATCTACGGACAAGGAATGTCGGCGCGTCAGTTGCGCAACATCACCGACCAACCACTGTTTTTCTTGGCTCTGGTGGCCATCATTTTGGGCATGCAACTGTTCTTGGCGGGCTTTTTGGGCGAAATGATTTCTTTGGCGGGCGCACGTCGCAACGAATATTTGATTTCGGATGCCGTTGGGGTCGAAATCAAGAATTAA
- a CDS encoding DUF4199 domain-containing protein produces MQNKSFNFVAIQYGIMVGLAYTVALFMLYLMGVEVFLGFARAGVYALVWAAIIYFTVQLRKNNDNTFTFGEALLVLMVMYVSAEVVWHIGNYVIFNFVDPELSQTVKDVSIEKTRAMMEKFGTPEGEIDKAMERVEKEDYAFTIFKLGQSLGIYMVIGLVMASIAALVIKKAPQNSPFDLDKK; encoded by the coding sequence ATGCAAAACAAAAGTTTCAATTTTGTAGCCATTCAATACGGAATTATGGTAGGCTTGGCCTATACTGTTGCCTTGTTTATGCTCTATTTGATGGGCGTGGAAGTCTTTTTAGGCTTTGCCCGCGCGGGAGTTTATGCGTTAGTTTGGGCAGCTATTATTTATTTTACGGTTCAACTGCGAAAAAACAATGACAATACTTTTACTTTTGGAGAAGCTTTGTTAGTGCTAATGGTAATGTATGTGTCTGCTGAAGTGGTTTGGCATATTGGCAACTACGTGATATTCAATTTTGTAGATCCCGAATTATCGCAAACCGTTAAAGATGTTTCCATCGAAAAAACACGCGCCATGATGGAGAAATTCGGAACACCAGAAGGCGAAATTGATAAAGCAATGGAGCGCGTAGAAAAAGAAGATTATGCTTTTACGATATTCAAACTCGGACAAAGTTTAGGTATTTATATGGTGATAGGTTTGGTAATGGCTTCTATTGCCGCTTTGGTGATTAAGAAAGCTCCCCAAAACAGCCCTTTCGATTTAGATAAAAAATAA